From a single Arachnia propionica genomic region:
- a CDS encoding ABC transporter ATP-binding protein produces the protein MTTRIACHGITKSYGENVVLKDLDFWVDAGELVTLVSPSGGGKTTLLNILGGLTTADQGVVEVAGQDLSRLDEDGRAGLRRHAIGIVHQSSYLFPWLSVNENLEIAPGSRAPAPWLAEVRRNLGIDEFHDTEINKLSGGQRRRVCILRALQMEAEVLLLDEPTTGLDDHLASCVRRALRDLADRGCAVVVATHEEAISAAADRAIALRGRRTIL, from the coding sequence ATGACGACCAGAATCGCGTGTCACGGCATCACGAAGTCGTATGGCGAAAACGTCGTGCTCAAGGATCTCGATTTCTGGGTCGACGCCGGCGAATTGGTGACGCTCGTATCGCCGTCCGGCGGTGGGAAGACCACCTTGTTGAACATCCTGGGAGGCTTGACCACGGCGGATCAGGGTGTCGTCGAGGTGGCGGGGCAGGACCTCAGCCGGTTGGACGAGGACGGCCGGGCCGGCCTCAGGCGTCACGCGATCGGCATCGTCCACCAGTCGAGTTACCTGTTTCCCTGGCTCTCGGTGAACGAGAACCTGGAGATCGCTCCCGGCTCCCGCGCTCCCGCTCCGTGGCTCGCGGAGGTCAGGAGAAACCTGGGGATCGATGAATTCCACGACACCGAGATCAACAAGCTCTCCGGCGGGCAGCGACGCCGGGTGTGCATCCTGAGGGCCCTGCAGATGGAGGCGGAGGTCCTGTTGCTGGACGAACCGACCACGGGCCTCGACGACCACCTGGCTTCCTGCGTTCGGCGGGCGTTGCGGGATCTGGCTGACCGGGGCTGCGCGGTCGTCGTCGCGACCCACGAGGAGGCCATCTCAGCGGCGGCGGATCGTGCGATTGCTCTCCGAGGAAGGAGAACCATCCTATGA